The following are from one region of the Salvia splendens isolate huo1 chromosome 2, SspV2, whole genome shotgun sequence genome:
- the LOC121768782 gene encoding uncharacterized protein LOC121768782 isoform X2, translating to MSRLSSHFLSTKSFVNLIFIPLSTVAFAPTMAGGVAREFLNAINGFPVLSPPFVATFHGPIYRLRMPLPASWVTVYGVIVPIFCRVALSNQAHWFVDLCVEGLTWCFGRGWESFALHAGFQPGDELMFAYQSDGLFIVSLFDNGPPLSLFDDPVVAVADVQGLDALPDIQQLSAE from the exons ATGAGCAGGCTTTCTTCACACTTTCTCTCCACAAAAAGCTTCGTAAATCTGATATTCATACCCCTCTCGACAGTCGCATTCGCTCCAACTATGGCAGGAGGAGTAGCTCGCGAATTTCTTAA TGCTATCAACGGGTTTCCTGTACTGTCACCCCcttttgtggccacattccacggcCCCATCTACCGTTTGCGCATG CCGCTGCCAGCGTCATGGGTGACGGTTTACGGCGTCATTGTCCCTATCTTCTGTCGGGTAGCCCTTTCCAACCAAGCACATTGGTTCGTCGACCTTTGTGTGGAGGGACTCACCTGGTGTTTTGGCCGAGGGTGGGAAAGTTTTGCCCTGCATGCCGGGTTTCAACCAGGTGACGAGCTCATGTTCGCCTATCAAAGCGATGGGCTCTTCATTGTCAGTCTTTTCGACAACGGACCTCCACTTTCATTATTCGACGATCCGG TTGTCGCAGTTGCGGATGTACAAGGTTTGGACGCGCTTCCGGACATTCAACAACTCTCCGCCGAGTAG
- the LOC121768782 gene encoding uncharacterized protein LOC121768782 isoform X1 codes for MSRLSSHFLSTKSFVNLIFIPLSTVAFAPTMAGGVAREFLNAINGFPVLSPPFVATFHGPIYRLRMPLPASWVTVYGVIVPIFCRVALSNQAHWFVDLCVEGLTWCFGRGWESFALHAGFQPGDELMFAYQSDGLFIVSLFDNGPPLSLFDDPGMVYFDVCFHSYHFSEKINILTLRRDVVVAVADVQGLDALPDIQQLSAE; via the exons ATGAGCAGGCTTTCTTCACACTTTCTCTCCACAAAAAGCTTCGTAAATCTGATATTCATACCCCTCTCGACAGTCGCATTCGCTCCAACTATGGCAGGAGGAGTAGCTCGCGAATTTCTTAA TGCTATCAACGGGTTTCCTGTACTGTCACCCCcttttgtggccacattccacggcCCCATCTACCGTTTGCGCATG CCGCTGCCAGCGTCATGGGTGACGGTTTACGGCGTCATTGTCCCTATCTTCTGTCGGGTAGCCCTTTCCAACCAAGCACATTGGTTCGTCGACCTTTGTGTGGAGGGACTCACCTGGTGTTTTGGCCGAGGGTGGGAAAGTTTTGCCCTGCATGCCGGGTTTCAACCAGGTGACGAGCTCATGTTCGCCTATCAAAGCGATGGGCTCTTCATTGTCAGTCTTTTCGACAACGGACCTCCACTTTCATTATTCGACGATCCGGGTATGGTGTACTTTGATGTGTGTTTCCATTCATACCACTTTtcggaaaaaataaatatactaactCTTAGGCGTGATGTAGTTGTCGCAGTTGCGGATGTACAAGGTTTGGACGCGCTTCCGGACATTCAACAACTCTCCGCCGAGTAG
- the LOC121768799 gene encoding uncharacterized protein LOC121768799: protein MVNDRQQKRKETEAIVIMVEYIVHTQQQDLLMVLNMVRTMISSQNKGWGGRAAIAYSMKSKLPTQVKHMDRLFGLTDRNCISNLRMDRNTFQRLCRILQDKAGLVDRPANSHIQVAGSYRHVSPQRGWETLQHFVCTFD, encoded by the coding sequence ATGGTTAACGACAGACAACAAAAAAGAAAGGAGACAGAGGCCATTGTCATTATGGTGGAGTACATCGTCCATACCCAGCAACAGGATCTGCTTATGGTCTTGAACATGGTCCGCACAATGATTTCTTCGCAGAATAAGGGATGGGGTGGACGTGCAGCCATCGCCTACAGCATGAAATCAAAACTCCCGACCCAAGTTAAGCACATGGACCGATTGTTTGGGTTAACTGACAGGAATTGCATAAGCAACCTGAGGATGGATCGTAACACATTTCAGCGGTTATGTCGCATCTTGCAGGACAAGGCCGGTTTGGTTGATCGGCCGGCCAACAGCCATATTCAAGTTGCGGGTTCTTACCGACATGTGTCTCCACAACGGGGATGGGAAACACTGCAGCATTTCGTCTGCACCTTCGACTAA
- the LOC121789793 gene encoding CASP-like protein 5B1 — protein sequence MKELFGSPGRKSGLILRIGQCVSAAASIGVMASASGFSTATAFCYLIASMGLQVLWSFGLMCLDVHALRFNKDLHTNIIVSLFVVGDWVTATLSLAAACSSAGVMMLFIRDTSICNDDLNLSCDMIQISIAFAFASWFLLAISSYIMFWLVASI from the exons ATGAAGGAGCTGTTTGGAAGCCCAGGGAGAAAAAGTGGGCTGATATTGAGGATTGGGCAGTGTGTGTCAGCAGCTGCTTCAATTGGGGTCATGGCCTCTGCTTCTGGCTTCTCAACTGCTACTGCCTTTTG CTACTTGATTGCATCGATGGGGCTTCAGGTTTTGTGGAGCTTTGGACTCATGTGCCTAGATGTACATGCTTTGAGGTTCAACAAGGACCTGCATACCAACATCATTGTGAGCCTGTTTGTCGTCGGTGACTGG GTGACTGCTACTCTATCTCTTGCAGCTGCTTGCTCCTCGGCCGGTGTTATGATGCTCTTCATTAGAGATACAAGTATCTGCAATGATGATTTGAATTTGTCATGCGATATGATCCAGATATCCATAGCTTTTGCTTTTGCGTCGTGGTTTCTTCTTGCCATATCTTCTTATATCATGTTTTGGCTTGTGGCATCAATCTAG
- the LOC121789804 gene encoding delta-1-pyrroline-5-carboxylate synthase-like, whose protein sequence is MEAADSTRSFLRDVKRIVIKVGTAVVTQADGRLALGRLGSLCEQIYELNTDGYEVILVTSGAVGVGRQRLRYRRLVHSSFADLQKPQVELDGKACAAVGQNGLMALYDTLFSQLDTTSAQLLVTDNDFRDPDFRRQLNETVKSMLSLKVVPIFNENDAISTRKAPYEDASGIFWDNDSLAALLALELKADLLFLLSDVDGLYSGPPSDPQSELIHTYVKERHEGLITFGDKSRVGRGGMTAKVKAAVYAAYAGIPVVITSGFAYGNILKVLSGQRIGTLFHRDAHKWAPLGELGAREMAMAARDSSRRLQAMSSHDRSKILLSVADALEANEKLITAENEADIADALKAGYEKALVSRLALKPGKVSGLANSIRVLANMEEPVGRVLKRMELSEGFILEKLSSPLGVLLIIFESRPDALVQIASLAIRSGNGLLLKGGKEARRSNAILHKIITSAIPKSVGEGLIGLVTSREEIPELLKLDDVIDLVIPRGSNKLVSQIKASTKIPVLGHADGICHVYVDKAANMDMAKQIVVDAKTDYPAACNAMETLLVHKDLVQTGGQNELIVELQTKGVKIFGGPRASSLLNIPEAQSLHHEYSALACTVEIVDDVNAAIDHIHQHGSAHTDCIVTEDDEVAGIFLRQVDSAAVFHNASTRFSDGFRFGLGAEVGISTSRIHARGPVGVEGLLTTRWLARGKGQVVNGDKGIVYTHKEMSQEA, encoded by the exons ATGGAGGCTGCTGATTCCACTCGTTCGTTTCTCAGAGATGTCAAACGCATCGTCATCAAG GTGGGAACTGCTGTTGTTACTCAAGCTGATGGACGACTAGCTCTTGGAAGACTAGGCTCACTTTGTGAGCAG ATCTATGAACTCAACACTGATGGCTACGAGGTAATTTTGGTGACATCAGGTGCTGTTGGTGTTGGCCGCCAGAGGCTTCGATACAGGAGACTAGTTCACAGCAG CTTTGCTGACCTCCAAAAGCCGCAAGTTGAACTTGATGGGAAAGCTTGTGCGGCTGTTGGACAAAATGGTCTTATGGCTTTGTATGACACTTTGTTCAGCCAG TTGGATACGACCTCAGCACAGCTTCTAGTAACTGATAATGATTTTAGAGACCCAGATTTCAGAAGGCAACTGAATGAAACTGTGAAATCTATGTTGTCGCTGAAGGTGGTTCcaatatttaatgaaaatgatgCCATCAGTACCAGGAAAGCTCCCTATGAG GACGCTTCTGGAATATTTTGGGATAATGACAGTTTAGCGGCTCTCCTGGCATTGGAGCTAAAAGCTGATCTACTTTTTCTGTTGAGTGATGTAGACGGTCTTTATAGCGGCCCACCAAGTGATCCCCAATCTGAACTAATTCATACGTATGTTAAGGAAAGACATGAGGGTCTGATAACTTTTGGAGACAAATCACGAGTGGGAAGAGGAGGGATGACGGCTAAAGTAAAAGCTGCTGTTTATGCTGCGTACGCTGGCATTCCTGTTGTTATCACCAG CGGTTTTGCATATGGAAATATCCTAAAAGTTCTAAGTGGACAACGTATTGGCACACTATTCCACCGGGATGCACATAAATGGGCCCCACTAGGAGAATTAGGTGCGAGGGAGATGGCGATGGCTGCAAGAGATAGTTCACGGAGACTGCAG GCAATGTCTTCTCATGACAGGAGTAAGATTTTGTTGAGTGTTGCTGATGCCTTAGAGGCTAATGAGAAGCTAATAACTGCTGAAAATGAAGCTGATATTGCTGATGCCCTAAAGGCCGGATATGAAAAAGCTTTAGTATCAAGGCTTGCTTTGAAGCCCGGTAAG GTTTCAGGTCTcgcaaattctattcgcgtgcTAGCAAACATGGAGGAGCCAGTTGGTCGAGTTTTGAAGAGAATGGAG CTATCAGAAGGATTCATCTTGGAGAAATTATCATCTCCTTTGGGCGTTCTTTTGATCATTTTTGAGTCTCGACCTGATGCTCTGGTTCAG ATAGCTTCACTAGCAATTCGAAGTGGGAATGGACTCCTGTTAAAAGGGGGCAAAGAAGCTAGAAGATCAAATGCAATTCTACACAAG ATAATCACATCGGCCATCCCAAAAAGTGTTGGTGAAGGCCTTATTGGACTAGTTACTTCTAGAGAAGAGATCCCTGAGTTGCTCAag CTGGATGATGTAATTGACCTTGTGATTCCTAGAGGGAGCAACAAACTTGTATCTCAAATTAAGGCGTCAACAAAGATTCCTGTTCTTGGACATGCtg ATGGAATATGTCATGTATACGTAGATAAGGCTGCTAATATGGACATGGCTAAACAAATTGTTGTAGATGCAAAAACTGATTATCCTGCTGCCTGCAATGCAATG GAAACATTGCTTGTACACAAGGACCTTGTGCAGACTGGTGGTCAAAATGAGCTAATAGTGGAACTTCAAACCAAAG GAGTAAAAATATTTGGTGGACCTCGAGCAAGCTCTTTACTGAACATTCCCGAGGCACAGTCATTACACCACGAATATAGTGCTCTTGCTTGCACTGTTGAGATTGTGGATGATGTAAATGCTGCCATTGATCATATACATCAACATGGAAG TGCACATACAGACTGCATTGTAACAGAAGACGATGAGGTTGCTGGAATCTTTTTGCGTCAAGTAGACAG TGCTGCTGTGTTTCACAACGCAAGTACAAGATTCAGCGATGGATTCCGCTTTGGATTAGGTGCAGAG GTTGGTATCAGTACAAGTCGAATTCACGCCCGTGGTCCTGTAGGTGTTGAAGGACTGCTAACAACACGATG GCTTGCAAGAGGAAAAGGGCAAGTGGTAAATGGTGACAAAGGCATTGTGTATACTCACAAGGAGATGAGTCAGGAAGCATGA